A single region of the Duganella sp. BuS-21 genome encodes:
- a CDS encoding TonB-dependent receptor: protein MFKIQTESEAALPRGSSKSTRWVARSSVLTMALASAYPAMGYAQAGDAEQAQAQTPAAVVAQPATDAPAQIESVVVTARRVVERLQEIPASVAAISGDKVANMSSLADIQSMVSGVTFKTFGPIPTVGIRGFGNRTVAGNTANSTVGIFQDGVFVAPPLVVIASRIDTERVEVAKGPQSTLYGRSSFTGAINIVSNDPEKEFGGEVDAGYGGSSVHGENLWHVRGSLSVPVNDQLAVRFFALREARDGYTYDSSNGNRGNSYDREVGRVKVKWSPTDDITARLTLTSIKDNLPLGLVHSGRNPAPAAPGGVQQVIFGNNANPAVPAAITYGKDVWDATNQYALPVSGKTKGQQATLDLRFQTPIGELASLTDYQHSEQDLKVSLDLTPLNIARGDTPFEEYRRSQELRLSNKIGAVNYLVGGYYLKARNEQSGNNGPDFNHPSILLSPGALLYDNPFIRRNVIYQPSNLQTEAYAFFGQLGYDISQQLNVTVGLRRGHEGLSGSAGTYFGTIAGAIIPAPAMVYREADFDATTGNVNLSYKVTPDIVTYASFSKGNSPGGFNSGAFAAAQYNYAPQRVNAFEVGVKSQLLNNRLQLNAALFDNKYSDLHLTQNSFVNGALVSRITNAGKAEGRGLDLDATAVLSKEWRVGLQYTYADSKITRYDLLPAPALQVDFTGVPLVRSPKHSSNASVTYRTMVGGGRLSLTAEESFTSSYTNDYQGVPATATSPQKLALYRTPWYATTGINGSYSKGSWVVSGYVRNLFNRQYIASVLAFDAVSYPQELPGEPRTFGVALKYQF from the coding sequence ATGTTTAAAATCCAAACCGAATCGGAGGCCGCGTTGCCGCGCGGTTCCTCGAAATCCACCCGCTGGGTGGCCCGCAGCTCGGTGCTGACCATGGCGCTGGCCAGCGCTTATCCGGCCATGGGCTACGCCCAGGCCGGCGATGCTGAGCAGGCCCAGGCGCAGACGCCGGCCGCAGTCGTCGCCCAACCGGCAACCGACGCCCCGGCCCAGATCGAGTCCGTCGTCGTGACCGCGCGCCGCGTGGTCGAACGGCTGCAGGAAATCCCGGCCAGCGTGGCCGCCATCTCCGGCGACAAGGTTGCCAACATGAGCTCGCTCGCAGACATCCAGTCCATGGTTTCCGGCGTGACCTTCAAGACCTTCGGTCCGATTCCGACGGTGGGCATACGCGGCTTCGGCAATCGCACGGTGGCCGGCAACACGGCAAACTCGACGGTGGGCATCTTCCAGGACGGCGTGTTCGTGGCGCCGCCGCTGGTGGTGATCGCCAGCCGCATCGATACCGAGCGGGTGGAAGTGGCCAAGGGGCCGCAGAGTACCTTGTACGGCCGCTCCTCGTTCACCGGCGCGATCAACATTGTCTCGAACGATCCTGAGAAGGAATTCGGCGGCGAGGTCGATGCCGGCTACGGCGGCAGCTCGGTGCACGGCGAGAACCTGTGGCATGTGCGCGGCTCGCTCTCGGTCCCGGTCAACGACCAGCTGGCTGTGCGCTTTTTCGCCCTGCGCGAAGCGCGCGACGGCTATACCTACGATTCGAGCAACGGCAACCGTGGCAACAGCTACGACCGCGAAGTCGGCCGCGTCAAGGTGAAGTGGTCGCCGACCGATGACATCACCGCGCGCCTGACCCTGACGTCGATCAAGGACAATCTGCCGCTGGGCCTGGTCCATTCCGGCCGCAATCCGGCGCCGGCCGCGCCGGGCGGCGTGCAGCAAGTCATCTTCGGCAACAACGCCAATCCTGCCGTGCCGGCCGCCATCACCTACGGCAAGGATGTGTGGGACGCGACCAACCAGTACGCCTTGCCGGTGTCGGGCAAGACCAAGGGCCAGCAAGCCACGCTGGACCTGCGCTTCCAGACCCCGATCGGCGAACTGGCTTCGCTCACCGACTACCAGCACAGCGAACAGGACCTGAAGGTATCGCTCGACCTGACGCCGCTCAACATTGCGCGCGGCGACACCCCGTTCGAAGAATACCGCCGCTCGCAGGAGCTGCGCCTGTCCAACAAGATCGGCGCGGTCAACTACCTGGTCGGCGGCTATTATCTGAAGGCGCGCAACGAGCAGTCGGGCAACAACGGTCCTGACTTCAACCATCCGTCCATCCTGCTGAGCCCGGGCGCGCTGCTGTACGATAACCCGTTCATCCGCCGCAACGTCATCTATCAGCCGTCCAACCTGCAGACCGAGGCCTACGCCTTCTTCGGCCAGCTCGGCTACGACATCAGCCAGCAGCTGAACGTGACCGTCGGCCTGCGCCGCGGCCATGAAGGACTTTCCGGCTCGGCCGGCACCTACTTCGGCACCATCGCGGGCGCCATCATTCCGGCGCCGGCCATGGTGTACCGCGAGGCCGATTTCGACGCCACCACCGGCAACGTCAACCTCAGCTACAAAGTCACGCCGGACATCGTCACCTACGCCAGCTTCTCCAAGGGCAATTCGCCCGGCGGCTTCAACAGCGGCGCGTTTGCGGCCGCCCAGTACAACTATGCGCCGCAACGCGTGAACGCCTTCGAAGTCGGCGTCAAGTCGCAGCTGCTGAACAACCGCCTTCAATTGAACGCGGCGCTGTTCGACAACAAGTACAGCGACCTGCACCTGACGCAGAACTCATTCGTCAACGGCGCGCTGGTGTCGCGCATCACCAACGCTGGCAAGGCCGAAGGGCGCGGCCTGGATCTGGACGCCACCGCAGTTTTGTCGAAGGAATGGCGCGTCGGCCTGCAGTACACCTACGCCGATTCCAAGATCACGCGCTACGACTTGCTGCCGGCGCCGGCCCTGCAGGTCGATTTCACCGGCGTGCCGCTGGTGCGCTCGCCCAAGCATTCGTCCAATGCATCGGTTACCTACCGCACCATGGTGGGCGGAGGGCGCCTGAGCCTGACGGCGGAGGAAAGCTTCACCTCCAGCTACACCAACGACTACCAGGGCGTGCCCGCCACCGCCACCTCGCCGCAGAAGCTGGCGCTGTACCGCACCCCGTGGTACGCCACCACCGGCATCAACGGCAGCTACAGCAAGGGCAGCTGGGTGGTCAGCGGCTACGTGCGCAACCTGTTCAATCGTCAGTACATCGCTTCCGTGTTGGCCTTCGACGCCGTGTCCTATCCGCAGGAACTGCCGGGCGAACCACGTACTTTCGGCGTCGCGCTGAAATACCAGTTCTAA